One window from the genome of Halictus rubicundus isolate RS-2024b chromosome 7, iyHalRubi1_principal, whole genome shotgun sequence encodes:
- the Dredd gene encoding caspase-8 Dredd produces MSLHIDAAPRKNHLIIEDKLSKNDLEKIEDNLDIQEKISILFLMTSDSCTFQEIYRLFQKHKEQETYILHIFIDNHEDNWRNKLLEALCIIQNRQVIRELGILYKDLESLYLPQIKRYSKYINPVAKCLYLLCEELTQEKSVSFLQYVKSDFSEYIESLKDTDCLELHILYWIQEKYISINLDGKVNLKKLLRHIKRFNDLIVIYEALEAYENNQNVLDNQNISSSSSSQLKFTTTRNISLFNRTEESVKRLEKGRCIIISQMSFLGKKYETRFGTSADCAKLSETFNGFGFAVDILNNLKKHEILQTLENIPKTFEPNYDCLFLCILSHGYKGGIISSDEQEVSLEEIEQKICCEKLKDVIKIVIIQACQGTVTGQANEALTTDGPTNCNISNILAYRNFCIFMSTIQGFVSVRHKEEGSWFIQELCNVFQTEGSKITFMEAISKIIQRVMDKRGKLNGTNFVAQLPELRMCRLPTIFHLPEYKKRR; encoded by the exons ATGAGTTTGCATATTGATGCAGCACCacgtaaaaatcatttaataatagaggataaattAAGTAAAAATGATTTAGAAAAGATTGAGGATAACCTCGACATACAGGAGAAAatatctattttatttttaatgacaAGTGATTCATGCACGTTCCAAGAAATTTATCGCTTATTTCAAAAGCATAAAGAACAAGAAACTTATATACTTCACATTTTTATTGACAATCATGAAGACAATTGGAGGAATAAGTTATTGGAAGCATTATGCATCATACAAAATCGACAGGTCATAAGAGAATTGGGAATATTGTACAAAGATTTAGAATCATTGTATTTACCACAAATCAAACGATATTCGAAATATATAAATCCAGTTGCGAAGTGTTTATATCTATTATGCGAAGAATTAACACAAGAGAAAAGTGTATCCTTTTTGCAATATGTAAAAAGTGATTTCAGCGAATACATAGAATCTTTGAAGGACACGGATTGCTTGGAGTTGCACATTTTGTATTGGAtacaagaaaaatatatttcaattaatTTAG ATGGTAAAGTCAATCTAAAAAAATTACTACGCCATATAAAAAGATTTAATGATCTAATAGTTATTTATGAAGCTTTGGAAGCATACGAAAATAATCAAAATGTGTTAGATAATCAAAATATAAGCTCCTCAAGTTCATCTCAGTTGAAGTTTACTACAACCCGAAACATTTCGCTCTTTAATAGAACAGAAGAGTCTGTGAAAAGATTGGAAAAAGGACGTTGCATAATAATAAGTCAAATGTCCTTCTTAGGTAAAAAG tATGAGACTCGGTTTGGAACATCAGCTGATTGCGCAAAGTTATCAGAAACATTTAATGGTTTTGGATTCGCTGTTGATATACTCAACAACTTGAAGAAACATGAAATACTTCAAACATTGGAAAATATTCCAAAAACGTTTGAACCTAATTATGACTGTTTATTTCTGTGCATTTTAAGCCACGGATATAAGG GAGGCATTATTAGTTCAGATGAACAAGAAGTTAGTCTCGAAGAAATTGAACAAAAGATTTGCTGTGAGAAATTGAAGgatgttattaaaattgttattatacaAGCTTGTCAAGGAACGGTAACAG GACAAGCAAATGAAGCTTTAACTACGGATGGCCCTACCAATTGCAACATTTCGAATATTTTAGCATACAGGAACTTCTGCATATTTATGTCTACAATACAGGGTTTTGTGTCTGTACGTCATAAGGAAGAAG GTTCATGGTTTATACAAGAGTTGTGTAATGTATTTCAAACTGAAGGATCTAAAATTACGTTTATGGAAGCTATCAGTAAAATAATTCAACGGGTTATGGACAAGAGAGGAAAGTTAAACGGAACAAATTTCGTTGCACAATTACCTGAATTACGTATGTGTAGGTTACCTACAATTTTTCACCTTCCAGAGTACAAAAAACGAAGGTAG
- the LOC143355771 gene encoding sodium channel protein Nach, producing MHFRKMERRKRGVYRENLRKFVRNCWNVVKQHAMEFCRNTGLHGYKYIGESHRFMRDRIVWAITVFASLCIAIVIIKFSYAYYNEHRVYSVVKSTHQGIWNYPFPAVTVCDINRVSLELTRKLVDKLDLPPSVSKEFIVHEMNLLNELLYPGQNAQNIRNNLSRLQYIFESNDLTIPTVVNAVTKNCQSLLKACRLKTFDVDCDTIFEPSLSRDGLCCSFNYITREKYISNTVFPLKITSCGYQSGLTFLVELNPDDYHASFMGSVGIKVMLHDPYDYPDFDTATQLVTSQKYSFMTVIPEETYSTENVQELPVSDRRCVFANEWQYVKPKYDERKFAFSRYSYRNCLTECRANVIKTKCGCIPYYYPQNETRVCNLKDTDCLEAYKFWYESAWPGIDFSPKVVPIVDMNNMPCGCKTDCNFYLYSVEKSEGTLDNRISHTGLNYSNYDGENNAWDNQSIIHIFFGDLVSIQYRRDVRYSWRHIFATFGGLLGLFAGFSLMSIFECTYFFVIRVVTDTCSKQKHTTRVNY from the exons ATGCATTTCCGAAAGATGGAGAGAAGGAAAAGGGGAGTGTACCGAGAAAATTTGCGAAAATTTGTGCGAAACTGTTGGAATGTTGTAAAGCAACATGCCATGGAATTTTGTCGCAACACTGGACTGCACGGTTACAAATACATTGGCGAGTCTCATCGTTTCATGAGAGACAG GATCGTTTGGGCGATCACGGTGTTCGCGTCCCTGTGCATCGCAATCGTGATAATAAAGTTTAGCTACGCTTATTACAACGAGCATCGCGTTTACTCGGTCGTCAAGTCGACCCACCAAGGGATTTGGAATTATCCCTTCCCGGCGGTGACCGTCTGCGATATCAATCGCGTGTCCCTCGAATTGACACGAAAACTGGTCGACAAATT AGACCTGCCGCCGTCCGTATCGAAGGAATTTATTGTGCACGAGATGAACTTGTTGAACGAGTTATTGTACCCCGGACAGAACGCGCAAAATATTCGGAACAATCTCTCCCGTTTGCAATACATTTTCGAATCGAACGATTTGACGATTCCTACTGTCGTTAACGCT GTCACGAAGAATTGTCAAAGTTTACTGAAAGCATGTCGACTAAAAACTTTCGACGTCGACTGTGACACCATCTTCGAGCCAAGCCTCTCGCGCGACGGATTGTGCTGCAGCTTTAATTATATCACCCGTGAAAAATACATCTCGAACACAGT ATTTCCGCTGAAAATAACTTCTTGTGGGTATCAAAGTGGGCTAACATTCCTAGTCGAGCTGAATCCTGATGATTACCACGCCAGTTTCATGGGATCCGTGGGAATCAAG GTCATGTTACACGATCCGTACGATTATCCGGATTTTGACACGGCTACTCAATTAGTAACCAGCCAGAAATACTCGTTTATGACGGTCATTCCAGAAGAGACGTACTCGACAGAAAACGTTCAAGAATTGCCAGTGTCCGACAGACGTTGCGTGTTCGCGAACGAATGGCAATACGTGAAACCAAAGTACGACGAACGGAAGTTTGCTTTCAGCAGATACTCTTACCGGAACTGTTTAACGGAGTGTCGGGCTAACGTAATTAAAACGAAGTGTGGATGCATACCGTATTATTACCCACAGAACG AAACCAGAGTGTGCAATTTGAAGGATACTGACTGCTTAGAAGCTTATAAAT tTTGGTACGAGTCTGCTTGGCCAGGAATAGACTTCTCGCCTAAAGTTGTACCTATTGTAGATATGAACAACATGCCCTGCGGATGCAAAACAGACTGCAACTTTTATCTTTATTCTGTAGAAAAGTCGGAAGGAACTCTTGACAACCGTATTTCTCACACTGGTCTCAACTACTCGAACTATGACGG GGAAAACAATGCCTGGGATAATCAAAGTATAATACATATATTCTTTGGTGACCTAGTGTCTATTCAGTACAGACGAGATGTACGCTACAGCTGGCGTCACATATTTG CAACTTTCGGTGGTCTCTTGGGATTATTTGCTGGCTTCAGTCTAATGTCTATTTTTGAATGTACTTACTTCTTCGTTATTCGAGTTGTAACAGACACATGTTCGAAACAAAAACACACGACACGtgtaaattattaa